The sequence below is a genomic window from Deinococcus sp. Marseille-Q6407.
CTGAACCGCAACAGCAGCGCCCGCACCGCGCTGGCCCGCGCCCAGGCGACGGCCCTGCTGCGCGAAGGCCGCATTCACACCACCCTGACCAAGGCCAAGGAACTGCGCCCTTACGTCGAGAAGCTGATCACCACTGCCAAGGGCGGAGATCTGCACGCCCGCCGTCTGGTGTCCCAGGACATTCACGACAAGGAAGTCGTGAGCAAGGTCATGGAAGAAATTGCCCCCCGTTACGCTGAGCGCAGCGGTGGCTACACCCGTATCCTGAAGACCGGCGTGCGCCGCGGTGACGCGACCACCATGGCTCTGATCGAACTGGTCTGAATTCACTCTGAGTCCACGGCAACGCCGAGACAACAGAAACAAGTGAAGAACAAGAAGCTGACCTGCGGGTCGGCTTTTTTGTTGTCTGGGGCCCGCCCCGCTGCGGCCTGCTGCGACTGCCCAAAGACATCAACAAAAAAAGCCCCACCTCTTTTGAGGCAGGGCCTGAACAGGCGGGTGGCTCAGCTCAGTTGCTGGCTTCGAGGTGCTTGTTCAGCATGGTTTCGAAGGAGCGCTTGGGCGCGGCGCCCACCATCTGTTCGACCGGCTGGCCGTCTTTGAACAGAATCAGGGTGGGGATGCTCATCACGCGGAACTGGCCGGCAGTGTTGGGGTTTTCGTCCACGTTGACCTTGCCGATCTTGACCTTGCCGTC
It includes:
- the rplQ gene encoding 50S ribosomal protein L17, which translates into the protein MRHGKAGRKLNRNSSARTALARAQATALLREGRIHTTLTKAKELRPYVEKLITTAKGGDLHARRLVSQDIHDKEVVSKVMEEIAPRYAERSGGYTRILKTGVRRGDATTMALIELV
- the trxA gene encoding thioredoxin, producing MKPVELTDSNFTEELGSGLTLVDFWAPWCGPCRIIAPVLEEIASDYDGKVKIGKVNVDENPNTAGQFRVMSIPTLILFKDGQPVEQMVGAAPKRSFETMLNKHLEASN